The Candidatus Brocadia sp. DNA segment ATGCTATGCGAGCCTTCCCATTCGCAGAGTTCAGGGATAACCTTTTATCATTATTCGTCATCAAAGTATTTTATACGTCCATTCCAAAAAATCTGAGCCCGCGCCGAATAAAACGTGTGTGCTTCCAGAGAGGAGGCTTGACTCCCAATCTGTATCCCAAACGATTCATTATTGGCAGAAATGAGAACCCAATGGTATTTGAGTTGATATAGTTCATATGCGCAGCCATTACCTTGCACAAAGCACTTTTCAGCCAGTCCAGATCAAGGGAAGGAGAAAAATAAAATACAGGTTCCAGCATTTCTTCAGTGGAAAGTGCCAGAACATCTTGTCTCCGTGCTATCTGTTCGAGTTCCGTACCAGGATAAATACGTATCCCCATATTGAAAAATGCAACGTCTCCCGGACGTATGAAGCGTTCTGCAAAGAGGAGCGTTTCCTGCACAGTCGCCTCGGTCTCACCCGGCCCCCCAAGCATAAATATCCATAAACAGGGTAACTTGTGACGCTGAATGATTCGGGCTGCGTTAAATACATCTTCCACGGTAAAACCTTTGTTGAGTCCTTCTAAAACAGTACCTGATGCACTTTCAACGGTAATACCGATACCAACAAAACCTGCTTTCTCCATTACTGCAAGAAGGTCATCGTCTATAAAAAGCGGATTCAATTCAAGGCTCTGGAGACGAACATCGGGTCGAACTTTTGCAAGACCGTCACATACAGCCAATGCATGATCATACGGAGAATTAAACACATTATCAACGAACTCGATATCTCTTAGCCCCAGTGCTGCAAGATGCTGAATAGTATCGACCACACTCTCGGAAGCAGACAAACGATAATCATGCCCTTCAATTTTTCTATACGTACAGTATACACATTTGAAGTGACATCCAAGCTTTGTCTGGACGGGAACAGTAGACATCCTGGATATATAGGCATGTATATTAATCCAGCGGTGAAAATTGGGGACCAGACAGCCATCCGAAAAACGGACTGCTGCACCTGAATTTTTTTTTATGATATTGTCTTCTCGCCATGCAATACCCGGCATCCTATCGGGTATCCTGCCTTGTGAAAGTGCTTTTAATAATTCCGGAAAAACAACTTCTCCGTCTCCCAATACCGCCCAGTCTGCCCCTGTGTAGCGAAGTAATTCTTCGGGCATTACTGCAACCGCAGAACCACCGAGGACGAGAGTTGCTTGCGTCCTGCTTCGAATACTATCTACCAGTGGTTTCAAATCTTTAAAAAACGCTACCGGATTTTGCATATCATTATTATCGATGTTTCGAACCGAGAGACCCACTATATCCGGGCTTAACTTTTCAAGTTCCTTTTCCATGGCACTCAAAGGGTCTTGCTCAAACATCAAGTCCAATACCCTAACCCTGTGACCCGCCTTCTCAACAGCATCAGCCACTGAGCATGCACCAACCGGCATCACAGGTACAGGGTTCCTATAACGATTGGTAATGACAATAAGGATATTCACATGCTTTATTTAATGCCTCTCAATTCCCCTTCATTATCCAAAGATGTCCATTACATAAAAAACAACCCATTTTTACAAAATAATGCTGAAGTATTTGAAAAAACAAAGCCCCTTTCATGACATGGTGGCATGATAATTTGAGTGGCAAATCCGTAAGAAAGGAAAAGGATCATGGTCTCCGTCTTATCATAATTGTTATTGTGATAGCTTAACCATAGTCATCATGCCGCCGCAACAAAAAAATGATCGGAATAAAAATATTTTTCTTTACATTTATTTATTCTTTCGCCTTTTTTCAATTATTTTTTTGGTACTTCTGATATAATTTATCTATGCGAATTGGAGAAGCATCTAAAACAAAAGTACTTTTCATCGTCCCATTTGGCCCGGTACCAAAAGAAGTCTTGCATTTCCTGCATATTGAACTAGCCCAAAGGTTGGGCTTTCATATACAGGTAAATAAAGCTGAACCTCTTCCACAATATGCCTTTAATCCCGGGAGAAATCAATATCACTCTACAAAGATTCTGGAAAGGCTAAGGGGGCTAAAGGTAAGGGATGCGTGGGTTCTTGGCATTATCGATACTGATTTATACGTGCCGGAATTGAATTTCGTCTTTGGTGAGGCGCTTATTGCAGACAAAGTATGCATCATATCACTCGCGAGACTCCGCCAGGAGTATTATGGGCTACCGAAAAATGAAAATCTCTTTTTGCTGCGGACATTAAAAGAGGCGATCCATGAGATCGGGCATACTTACGGATTAGGTCACTGCAAAGATCCGAAGTGCATAATGCACTTTTCCAATTCCCTCAGAGATACAGATATAAAGGGACCAGACTTCTGTTCCGGGTGTATGGTGAAACTCAAATAGAGAAAGAATTAATTTAGGACACCGATTTTCACAGTAGTACGCTGATATCAACCAGTATGGATAAAATTGAAATAATCTGTGTAATCTGCGAAATCTGTGGTTCCAAAAGATTATGATACAAATTGGTTGCTGCGGTTTCCCCGTTGCAAGGCAAAAATACTTCGATACATTCAGGGTCGTAGAACTCCAGCAGACCTTTTACCAACCACCTCTCTTGTCAACCGTCCAGAAATGGCGCAAGGAAGCTCCTCCTGATTTTGAATATACATTGAAGGCATGGCAATTAATAACCCATGAGCCAAGTTCTCCAACATATCGAAGGCTGAAGATAAAAATTCCTCAATCAAAAGAAAAGAATTACGGTTCATTTAAACCAACTGATGAGGTATATGCAGCCTGGGAAAAGATAAAGGAAATCGCTGATGCATTACATGCAAAGGTCATTGTATTTCAATGTCCTGCCTCCTTTGAACCCACAGCAGAAAATAAGAGTAACCTGAAAAGATTCTTCTTTTCCATGAAAACAGATACGTATATCTTTGCCTGGGAACCAAGGGGGAAATGGGATGAAAAGGAGATAGAAATCCTTTGTCAGGAACTCAATCTCATCCATTGTGTAGACCCTTTTAAATCAAAACCAATCTTTGGAAGCATCTGTTACTATCGCTTGCATGGCATCGGTGGTTATCGATATAAATACACACAAGAGGACATGAATACACTAAAGAACTTTATGAAAGAGAAAATCAATATCTATGTAATGTTCAATAATATCTCCATGTACAACGATGCACTGACATTCAAAAACTTTTTTCGATAGACTTTGAAAATATGAATCACAACTTTTATCTGAATATCTTCTGACCTGTTATAATTTGACAAAGAGTGATTTTATGGTATATATTTAGACAATTAAGGCTATACGTAAATAAATGTCAGGTTGCAAAGAGCGAAATATTTGTAATTCGAATAGCCACAACCATAGATAATCCCAGCCTTGCGAAGGAGGGGACTAAAGGGAAGTAAATACTTATAAAAAAGAATTTTTACAAAGTAAAACTATACTGTTAAAAAACGGAGGATTTCTCATGTCTAAAAGCATTTGGGGAAAACGCAGAAAGACGCTACTAAAAATTGCAGAATTTTCTGCAGGTAATGTTGTCATTGGCGGGGCACCAAAACCAGGCGCTGAAATCCCATCACACATCGCCCTGATCGCCACGGATATGGTCATGTGCGCGATGATTTATGAGGAGTACTTCAGTGAAAGGATTTCTGAGCATAGCATCCTTGAAATCCTTGGTAAGGCGGGGATACTCCTTGTTGTGGCTGGTGGGGGAGGGTATGCGATTGTTAAAAGTGCATCCGGGATAATTGCAGAGGTCACCAATTTTTTTGGTCCAATAGGCTGGATTACTTCAGGAATGCTGGCAGCGGGAGGAACTGCCTTGCTGGGACTCCTATGGATGGCTATTGTCGATTGGGCGTATCGGAAGCAAGTAACTCTCAAAGATGCCGCTCTTGCAATATCCCGAAAAACAGCAATTTAAGGAAAAACATCCCCGGAAAACCTCGCTGAGCTTATATTTGCTAACCAAGGTAAGACCAATCTGAGTGCTTCATTTCCTCGTTGCTTGCGAACTTTAGTGACTAAGTTGATATTTTCCCCACAAATATTACCATAGTATGGGAAATGTAAAAGACACAATTAGGAAACTCGTTTCTGCACTTGGCGGGAAATTCTCAAGTGAACTTGGGATCGATCTATCCAAAGGGAAATCCACCGAAATATTCAAGTGGTTCCTCGCCTCAAAACTCTTTGGCGCCCGCATAGGTACGAATATCGCCATAAAGACCTATAAAGAATTTGAAAGGTGCCACGTTCTCTCTCCGGACAGGGTTCTTGAGACTGGCTGGGATGGGCTTGTGAGGATATTGGACGATGGAGGATATGTGAGATACGACTTTTCCACGGCAACAAAACTGCTGGAGATCATGGAGGATTTAATAAGAGACTACGATGGTGATCTGAATAGGCTCCACCAGAAAGCCAGAGACGAAGAGGATCTCGAGAATCTCCTGAAAGGTTTAGGAAAGGGTATCGGTGATGTGACGGTAAATATATTCCTGCGAGAACTTCGTAATGTATGGGCAAAGGCAAGGCCAAAGCCCTCTGAGTTGGTGGTGTTGGCTGCAAGAAAAGTAGACCTCATAAAGCC contains these protein-coding regions:
- a CDS encoding radical SAM protein yields the protein MNILIVITNRYRNPVPVMPVGACSVADAVEKAGHRVRVLDLMFEQDPLSAMEKELEKLSPDIVGLSVRNIDNNDMQNPVAFFKDLKPLVDSIRSRTQATLVLGGSAVAVMPEELLRYTGADWAVLGDGEVVFPELLKALSQGRIPDRMPGIAWREDNIIKKNSGAAVRFSDGCLVPNFHRWINIHAYISRMSTVPVQTKLGCHFKCVYCTYRKIEGHDYRLSASESVVDTIQHLAALGLRDIEFVDNVFNSPYDHALAVCDGLAKVRPDVRLQSLELNPLFIDDDLLAVMEKAGFVGIGITVESASGTVLEGLNKGFTVEDVFNAARIIQRHKLPCLWIFMLGGPGETEATVQETLLFAERFIRPGDVAFFNMGIRIYPGTELEQIARRQDVLALSTEEMLEPVFYFSPSLDLDWLKSALCKVMAAHMNYINSNTIGFSFLPIMNRLGYRLGVKPPLWKHTRFIRRGLRFFGMDV
- a CDS encoding DUF72 domain-containing protein; this encodes MIQIGCCGFPVARQKYFDTFRVVELQQTFYQPPLLSTVQKWRKEAPPDFEYTLKAWQLITHEPSSPTYRRLKIKIPQSKEKNYGSFKPTDEVYAAWEKIKEIADALHAKVIVFQCPASFEPTAENKSNLKRFFFSMKTDTYIFAWEPRGKWDEKEIEILCQELNLIHCVDPFKSKPIFGSICYYRLHGIGGYRYKYTQEDMNTLKNFMKEKINIYVMFNNISMYNDALTFKNFFR